The Ipomoea triloba cultivar NCNSP0323 chromosome 4, ASM357664v1 DNA segment gtttaaaggatactgtagttgtgttgaaagagaactgcagttgcgcggaacagaggtcgtgtcatccatctggaattgcagttgtgttgaacggatactgcagttgtgtttaaCGGATGAACAATCTCTGTTCCttgcaactgcagtatcttttcaacacaactgcagtatccgttcaatacaactgcagtatcagctatgatcatggtccacagtataatttgcgtttTTCTACCCTTCATTTTATACAACTAtcccggtttatggtggacccggttCACGTAAAATCATCAAAAATAATCTTATAtcttttgaaattattattttaaaatttaaaattaaaataattttttggtaAAGTAGAtatgatagaaaaaaaaaagattagggTTTTAATGAGGAAGAGACAAATTGTGTCATTTTTATAAAGTATAATAAAGTTatggtaaaataaaattaagaatctaaattttattttatgaaacaCTTTAAGTgatagtgtttcaaaataaaaacttatttggaattttttttatatattaaatagagCTAATAATTTACTTATAAGTTCTGAAATAAATTTGAACAAATAGAATTTTGGAGTGATAATAATAGACTATAATTGTGATAATTGAATCATTTTAATCACATTATTCTCACCACAGTAAATCAGTACTAActagtgcattttttttaaataatttaaatataattcatCTCTCGTGCCAGTAttcattataatttttgtttaaaatttggTGGCATACTCTGCCCGGCTGCCCCAAGTAAAAGTATAATCTCACCTAATGTCTTGATCGATGTACAAAATGTTCCccattataattattttgatttcattttgacaaaaaaataaaacattaaatagtacaataaatttaaatagagaGTTTAGCTTTTAGAGTGCACacacaccccaaaaaaaaaaaaaaagaacctaTAAACATTCCAtactatttgaaaaaaaaattaaatagagtATGTAATAagtggtttgaatttttttaaaattaaaattgattagTTATATTTTCGTTAATTCAATTTGAAATCTAATAGACACGGTGAAACTCTTTAGCATAATCTGTGGTTACGTTGTGTGCTCACGGGTAgcatgtaaattttatttttattttttacctgATCTCTTGATTAACTTGCACGCAAAAAGACATAAATAGAACACAATGTCGATGTGAGTAGCAAttcatacataatatatatactgtctatatataagcatatatataaattaaaaataattaagagaattggaaaattttttatttttcagaaaaagaaaaaagaaaaatatgaaagttatattattattttttatcaaagtgaattttattttctaaatcgAAAATATGGAACATTTGTTGGGGCATGATGCCTAAAAGTAGATAttgataaaattcaaattaaagggTTGGTGTTGCTACTCCTTGAGCCTTGAGCAGCCGAATTTGTGCTTCAATTTTGGCCAATTGCGATTCAAAGTTGTAAATTTCCTGTTGTAAAAGTGTGATGATTCCAACGCAGCCATATACTGGATCCTCTACCCGACATTGTGCCTCGTAGTACAAGGATTCCGCAACATCGCCTCGTTTATACTCTTCTACTTGCTGTTTTAATCAAAACAATAATTCAGGAATCAAGAATGATCATTGGGCAACAGGGAAGGCCTAAGATTGATTCGAGATAAAGGGTTGCGATGTGTTGAAATGGAGCTAGACTCTGGGGCTATTAGCGATAATAGGGTTTTCAGATGGACTCAGGTTTGGGGGCTTTACGTTTGGATTGCAAGGCTTTCCTTAGGCAAGTTGATTGCATATGAGTGTCGCATGTATGTTGAGAGTGGAGAATCAATGTGCATATCTTCTTGCAAATCTGAGTCATGATTGTAACTAGGGAAGAACTACGAGCTGAGACTATAGGACCCTCCGAATAATCTCAAAGATCTCTTAGCCAGAATGCACTCGGTGTGCCAACCAAGAGGATTAACTAATTTGGGCCATTAGCTCCTCcatcccacaaaaaaaaaaaaaaaaaaaaaaaaaaaaaaaaactaactgaaaaatgtaataatttattaactttagTCCCATGACCGTTAAATCATCACATAATTGGTTTACTAAATACTATTTTCATACATTTTGATGCACTTTTTGCCCTACATTTAGTCATTATCCTTAATTTataagataaataattaaaatgtatgaCATACATTTCTTGTTTAATTTACCACCAATAGACTTGAATATCTTATTTACTTTTGTAAAGAAAATCCAtaatttttagataaaaaaaatattatatgcattTTGAGATAATACTTAtaggaaatggaaaaaaaaattcaaagcacAACTACATAAGTATTGTCGTTATTAAAGCAAGTATAGTATATTACTACtactagtaaaataaaaaagaattgaaaattaaatcctAAACAAAGTGTCTGAGTGAGTGCATTTAATATGATTctcgtattaaaaaaaaaatcataatattgatattttggACTCTTAGAATAATACTAGTAATTTAAAGATATAGTTGTTTTAGATGGGTATATATGTTTACTCATATTTGTTGTTGACATTAcatcttaaatttaaaaataaaaaataaaaacatattgaGTTTTGTTTGTGTTGTCATTTTCCCCCAATTTTATCATTTCTCTAT contains these protein-coding regions:
- the LOC116016050 gene encoding LOB domain-containing protein 24-like, with amino-acid sequence MANGSRCAACRQLRRRCTSDCIFLPYFPPNDPQRFSVVHKIFGANNAGKMLKQVEEYKRGDVAESLYYEAQCRVEDPVYGCVGIITLLQQEIYNFESQLAKIEAQIRLLKAQGVATPTL